A region from the Acyrthosiphon pisum isolate AL4f chromosome A1, pea_aphid_22Mar2018_4r6ur, whole genome shotgun sequence genome encodes:
- the LOC100569860 gene encoding uncharacterized protein LOC100569860, whose product MVLQKQPTQNPRKNVEIQDLKIGTWNVRSLYRTGTLKTVVSELGRYGLAILAIQETKWPGSGNHKTEKATLFYSGGLGHERGVGFVVSDRILHNIKRFEAIKDRLFLLEIQAKWFNIILINCYAPTEDKDEETKNDFARSAI is encoded by the exons ATGGTCCTCCAA AAGCAACCAACACAAAATCCTCGGAAAAATGTGGAGATACAGGACTTAAAGATTGGAACATGGAACGTGCGCTCTTTATACAGGACTGGAACACTGAAAACAGTAGTATCTGAACTTGGCAGATACGGACTGGCTATATTAGCAATTCAAGAAACTAAATGGCCCGGATCTGGCAACCACAAAACAGAGAAAGCAACATTATTCTACAGCGGAGGATTAGGACACGAAAGGGGAGTTGGTTTCGTAGTCAGTGACAGGATACTTCACAACATTAAGCGATTCGAGGCAATTAAAGATAGACTATTTCTCTTGGAAATTCAAGCTAAATGGTTCAATATAATACTGATTAATTGCTATGCTCCAACAGAGGACAAAGACGAAGAGACAAAAAATGATTTCGCTAGAAGCGCTATATGA